From the genome of Pirellulales bacterium:
CTACGTTGTTCGCCTTGGCCCAAGCCGCCCCGTCGTACGGCGCCAGGCCGGAAGATTCGTTGCCGTTCAACAGCTCGACGACCCAGTTCATGCGCGCGAGCGTCGTGGCGCTACTGAGCCAGGCGGCGCCGCCGTCCCACCCTTTGACGCTCGGTGGATCGAACAGCGCCTGGCCTTGCTCTTGGCAACTCGTCACGGCCAGCATGAGCAGGCCGGGCGAACGGGGTAGCGCGAGCTGGCGGATCGTGCCGACGCAATAATCAACCGGCGATTTCACGCGGCGGCGATAAACGTCCGGCGAAAAGAAATGCCGCGACCGCAACATGATGCCGACGACGTGTCCGATCGAGTAATCACTGGCCCGGAACTCGGCGGCCAACGGCTCGATCAGCTCGGCGCTTGGTTCCGCGGCCTCGCTAACAAACGCCCGGTACAAGCGCCGGCAGATATGCTGGGCCGCGGCGGGTTGCCCGAGGATGATGCGCATGACGTCATCCTTGCGCCACGGGCCGCGCTGGCCGAGAAAGTTTTTCTCGCCCGTGTCGGCCAGATCCTCTTCGTACGTAAAATCGTCCGTCTCGTTGAGAAGGATACTCTCGCGGTCACGGCGCCACCCGGTCAAAGCCCGGGCTGCTTCGCGCACGTCCTGTTCGCTGTAGTTGCCGATGCCCAGCGTGAAAAGCTCCAACAGCTCGCGGGCAAAATTCTCATTGGGGTGGTTCTTGTGGTTCGCGCCACCGTCGAGCCAGATGAGCATGGCCGGATCGGCCTCGATCGCGCGTAGTAAATCTCCGAATCGGCCGCGGGCGTGCTTACGCAGTAGCTCGTTCTGCTTGGTCATCAGATGACGCCGATAAACGCCGTGGATCGCCGTCGCAAAGTGGCCGTGCCAGAAGAGCGTCAGCTTTTCGCCCAGCGGATCGGGGCCGTACGCCATGCGGAACAACCACCACGAGGCCAGCTCTTCTGGACTTCTTGAATAGTCGCGCTCGCCTCCTTCGGCGGCGCGGCGCAGG
Proteins encoded in this window:
- a CDS encoding DUF1800 domain-containing protein is translated as MKAEQNPWSPYEASAADPWDHRKVAHLHRRAGFGATRGEIERDLAAGPAASIARFLEPEPEPQAFRQISDALRRAAEGGERDYSRSPEELASWWLFRMAYGPDPLGEKLTLFWHGHFATAIHGVYRRHLMTKQNELLRKHARGRFGDLLRAIEADPAMLIWLDGGANHKNHPNENFARELLELFTLGIGNYSEQDVREAARALTGWRRDRESILLNETDDFTYEEDLADTGEKNFLGQRGPWRKDDVMRIILGQPAAAQHICRRLYRAFVSEAAEPSAELIEPLAAEFRASDYSIGHVVGIMLRSRHFFSPDVYRRRVKSPVDYCVGTIRQLALPRSPGLLMLAVTSCQEQGQALFDPPSVKGWDGGAAWLSSATTLARMNWVVELLNGNESSGLAPYDGAAWAKANNVAAGQLVAAYTALLVDDDVSAGTRELASQLAGSDATHITAALQVLLQAPEHSLA